The Longimicrobiales bacterium nucleotide sequence CAAATCGCCATCGCCGTCCAGGTCGCCGAGGGCGATCCCGTGGGACACGTCGGGCTCCGATGCGAAACCCCACTCCTCCGCGACCTCGCTGAAGGTCAGGTCCCCGTTGTTACGGAAGGCGCGGTTCCGCGTGGGGAGGTCCGGGTAAAGAGACTTCGCTTCCCTCCACGTCATTGCTCCCCTCAATCCAGAAATCCGCTCGAAGGCGTCGCCGTCCCGCATGTCGCGACCGTGCCCGTTCACAGCAAGAAGGTCTTCGAAGCCGTCCAGATCCACGTCCAGAAACACGCTCCCCCAGGTCCATTCGGATCCGTCCACCCCGGCCATCTCGGCGATCTGGGCCCAAGTGCCGTCTCCTCGTCCCAAGAAGAGGGTGTTACGCCCTACCTGGGGCCGGTCGGCCACCGCACCGATGGGCTTTTCGATCGCGGCATGGAGCGGTACCTGAGTCAACCGCCGTGCTGGATCCGAGCTCAACATGTCCGCAACGAAGAAATCCATGTGGCCATCGCGATCCACGTCGGCGAAGTCCACAGCCATGGAGGCGTGACTGGTCGTTCGCAGCGCGAAGGGTGCGGCTGCCGTGAACGTGCCCGCACCGTCGTTGATCCAAAGCTGATCCGGATCGTCAAAATCGTTGCACACGTACAGATCGGGATCCCCGTCTGCGTCTACGTCGAAGAAGCCGACAGCGAGTCCGAAGTCGTCGAGGTCACGCGTGAGGGGTCGCCCGTCCTGATCCAAGAAGCGGCCTTCAGTCCAAGACACTGCCGCGAAGGCTCCCGTTCCATCGTTCAAATAGAGCCGGTCAGTGTCGGCTTGTTCGACGGCCACCTCTACCCCGTCTCGTGTCTCGATACGGAAGTGGCCCCGGAACGCCTCGACAATTTCCGGCCCATCTGGCCCCTCGACCACCAGTTCGACCGACGCGTTCTCGTATGGCCTGAGGACGTCCGCTGCGCTCTCCACCTTATAAGCAGCCACATAGAGATCGAGGTCACCATCACCATCAATGTCGGCCAGAGCCGCGCTCGTGCTGCCCAATGTGGAACCGAGTCCCACCCGGTCCGTCACGTCCTCGAAGGTGCCGTCTCCACGGTTGTGAAAGAGGGCGTTCGGGCCCCCGAGCGCAGTCACGAACAAGTCGAGTCGTCCGTCTCCGTCCACATCTGCGAACGCCGCGCCTGTGGAGTAGCGTCCATCGGCGACGACACCCGCAGTGGCTGTCACGTCTTCGAAGCGCCACCCACCGAGATTGCGATAGAGCGCGTTCCCGCCCTCCAGGCGCGAGAAATACACGTCGGGCAAGCCGTCCCCATCGTAGTCCCCGATCGTCACGCCGGAGCCAATAAGGAGATGATCGTGGTCACGGGCGGTCTCGGTGGACAGCCGATTCTCGAAGTCGATTCCCGTCCGGCGCGACGACATAGACTCAAACCCTGCCGCCCCGCGTGACGGCACCGCCACGTCACGCCAACGATACGAACCCTCGTCCTGCCACGTCGTCGGCTGCTCGGGTGCACAGGCACCAGAAGCCACGAACAATAGGACGGCTAAACTGGCCCGCAACATCATGGCATCGTCAACTGTCTGTTAGCGTGAGCTGTTACGACACAATCTACACGACCGGTCCTTTCCCAACTGTCGAAAAGATAGCCTTCATATGAAATGCGCCCATCTTTCCGTGGTGTTCTTCGTCACGGTCGTAATTTCGTTGCTCCTGTCCGTTCAGACCGCCTCCGGACAGTCTCAAACGAGTTCGGCGATCCGGGGCGTAGTGCTCATAGCGGACGACACGCCCATCGTCGGGGCAACCGTCATCGTTCGGCACGCTCAGACCGGCGTCGAGAAGGGATCGCTGAGCAATGCGGACGGTCGCTTTCTGCTTCTCTTGCTCCAGCCGGGTGGGCCATACGAGCTGACCATCAGCTATCTGGGGTACTCCGACCTCACGGTCGAGGGCATCCAACTCCAAGTCGGCGAAACACAGACACTCACGATCTATCTCACCGAATCTGCGATCGAGGTCGAAGGCATCGCAGTCAACGTAGAGCGCGACGAGATCTTCAATCCGGGCCAAGTGGGTCCTGCCACACTTCTCAACGAGCGGATGGTCGAATCTGTACCGATCCTTTCTCGCGATGTCATGGAGCTCGCCAATCTTTCTCCGCTGGTGAAGACCACCGAGAACGGCGGCTTCTCCATCGCCGGGCAGAACGACCGCTACAACCAGATACTCATTGACGGCGTGACGAACAAAGACGCCTTTGGCCTCACTGCCGGCGGTGTCCCTGGGGGCCAGGCGGGCGCCAAAATGCTGCCTATCGACGCCGTGGCTCAGTACGAGATTCTCGTCGCACCTTTTGATGTCAGGCTGTCAGGCTTCACGGGCGGAGTGATGAATGCGGTGACGAAGACGGGTACGAATGACTGGAACCTGCGCGCCTTCGGAGTCGGCAGACACGAGGCTCTCATGGGAGACCTCAGCCTGCCAACAGGACTGGTGAACGCCACAGGAGTCGACCGATCCCTATTCGGCTTCAGTGCAGGGGGACCGATCATTCGCGACCGAGCACACTTCTTCATTTCTACAGAATTCGAAGAGCGCCGGCAGCCGCCAACGGGGTTCAACCTGCTCCGCGACGCCCCCTCGTTAGTACAGGTAACCGACGAATCAATGGGAGCGTTCCAGCAACTGTTCCAAAATCAATTCGGTGTGGACACGGGCCTGAGCGGACCCTACGCCCTCGAACAAGACCTCGCGAACATCTTCGCCCGCGTCGATGCCACAGTCGCTCAGGGACATAGACTGACCGCCCGTACCGTGCTCGCGAGCGCCAACAACGAAGAGGCGCCGAACCGCGCCGCTTTCGAGCCCTATGAGCTGTCGTCGAACGCCGTGCTACGCAACTCCCAGACGACCAACACCTCGATCCAACTATTCTCGGAGTTGGGCGCTCGAGGTGGGAACGAACTCGAATTCTCGATTCAGAGAACGACGGATGAGACCACGCCATCGTCGCCTTGGCCGCAAGTCGAAGTCGAACTCCGGAGCCCAGTCGGAAACGGAACGTCATACAGCCGAGCGGTTCGGGCCGGCTCTCAGTTCTTTGCTCAGGAGAACGACCTGGTTCAGACCAGCTACCGCTTTCAAAACACAGTCACGCTTCCCACTCAGGGCGGCAGCACATACACACTCGGTCTGCTGGCTTCACTGAACTCCGTCGAACATCAGTATCTCCCGGGGTCCAAGGGTGACTTCTATTTCGCGAGCATGGATGACGTCGCGAACAACGCCCCTAGTCGATACCAGCGAACCGTCTTGCTACCGGGACAGGCCCCGGCCGTCGACTTCTCTGTGCTCGAATGGGGCGGCTACATACAGAACGAGATCGACGCGGGCAAAGGGCTGACCATGCGGTTCGGCTTCAGAGTCGACGTCCCCACCCTCCTCGACAGACCCGAGTACAACCCGGAACTCGACGAGCTATTCGGTTTCGACACCTCAGCGCCTCCGAGCGGCCAAGTGCTCTTCTCGCCTCGTTGGGGCTTCAACTGGCAAAGTGACGGCTTCCGTACCACTCAGGTCCGTGGAGGTGCCGGCTTCTTCACTGGCCAACTTCCCTACGTCTGGCTGGCAAACGCGTTCCACCACAATGGCCTCCGGTCCCAGACCGAGGTGTGCACCGGCCGCTGGACGGACGATCCACGAACTGGGAATACGGCACCGGGCTTTACTCCTGGAACGCCGCCCGTCGGGTGCATGAATGGCAACGCCATCACGGTCAAGCCGGCTACGGTGTTCGCGGACGACTTCGAATACCCGACGTACATCAAGTTCTCGGCAATCGTCGATCACGAAATCTCCGACCGCCTGAACGGTTCACTGGGCTTCTTATTCTCACACGCGCGCAAGCAGGTGACGGTACAGGAGCAGAATCTTGACGGACCGAAGCGCCCATTGGGCTCTCTTGAGGGATACGGCGGGACCGCACGAAGCCATTTTGGTGACGCCACTTCGAGCGGATTCGCGCCTAACCGCGATCATCCCGAGTATGATCAGGTCCTTTTGGTGGCGAACGGAGGAACCGACTGGACGTATTCCTTCACCGCGGAAGCCAGGGGCTACTTCAGCGAAGACCTCGCATTCCAGGCCGGCTACTCATATGCGCGCTCCTTCGATCGGATGAGCCTGACGTCTGCGGACATGATCTCCAACTTCGGGTTCAACGCCACAGAGGGCAGCCCTAATCAGCCGTCTATGACAGCGTCGAACTTCGACCGTCCACACAAGTTCGTTTTCTCCGTGTATGGCCGGCCATTTCCCAGCGTGTCCAATACAGAGTTCTCTCTGCTCTACACGGCTCAGTCCGGTCTTCCGTTCTCGTATGTGTATCGGGGGGATATGAATGGGGACGGCTATCCCGCTCTTGGCCCGGCATTCGACCGGTTCAATGACCTTCTTTACGTGCCCAACGTGGCGTCTGAAGTGCCGTCTGGATTCGCCACGCTCGCTCTGCTCGGAGCGGCGTTGGAGAGCGATGAATGCCTGGCCGCTAATAAAGGCGAGATCCTGAGACGGAACGCCTGTCGGGCGCCTTGGCAGCACCATCTGGATCTGAGGGTGACTCATGCGATCGACGTGGGTGGATCTGAGATTCGATTGGAGGCAGACATGATCAACGTGCTGAACCTGATCAACTCCGAATGGGGGACGATTCAGTCCATTCGCAGCAACGTTCCGCTCCTAGAGCCGACGGGTCGAACCGAGAGCTTGAGCACCACGCCCGGCGAACTCTCTTCGCGATGGGCGGGCGGTCAGTTGCCAGCACGAGATTCAGAGGGACGACTCGTCCCCCCCAAACCATGGTCCGTTCTCACCCCTGACTCCCAATGGCAAGCGCAACTCGGTGTGCGAGTTACATTTGGAGGACGCAATTAGCAGCACCGGGGGACGAACTATGCAGACACATTCCTTCCCGGCCAGGGTCACATATTTGGCCAGCGCCGTTCTTGCACTCGGTTTCACGGGCGGGCCAACTCACGCCGCCGAGACTGACGTTTCTGCCAACCTGCTCGGCTACATTCACGATGAGGTCACGGGTCGCGCCATCCAGGGCGCTTCGGTTCTGTTCGAGTCGATGTCGACGTCAAAAACGACGAGCGAGCTAGGTTTCTTCACGTTCACCGACGTCCCGATCGGAGTGCACTTCCTTAGGATCGAAGCCCTGGGATACGCGGAGCGCCGAGTTCAGGTGCGTCTCTCCGACGACCAGTCGTACGAAACCGAGGTGTATTTGAGTTCGGAGGCCGTCGAACTCGAGGGCCTGAGCGTCGAGGTGATTCCAAGGAGGACGTTCAACGAACTCCGAGATCTCGATATTCGACTTGATCGTGGTCCTGGACAGTTCATTCTCCGCACCGAAATCGACCAACGAGGGGGCAACCTTATCAGTCTGCTGCAAGGTCGGCGAGGCGTCCGAATTCAAGGAAGCGGCGGGATATCGTCAGGGCGCTCCGTCCAACTACGGCGCGCGCAGCATCTCACATCCACGGCGGCCGGACAGCACACCATCGTAGCGTGTTACCCAGCCGTGTTCGTGGACGGCCGCCGTTTTAGTCGGCGCGCGTCCCTTGGTGACCAGGAGACCGATCTAACCGAGTTCTTGTCGTCGGACATGGACGCGGTCGAGGTCTATTCGGGCTCCTCGGTGCCGGCAGTTTTCGGAGGAGGAGACGCGGCGTGTGGTGCAATCTTGGTATGGACCCGTAGAGGCCCACAGCGTCGGGGGGAGACTAGCGAGTAGGACGCAGGGACCCGGCTAGGTGCAGCGCCGAATCGCCCATCCTTCGGGCCCACGAACAAGGGAGCAATTGAAGCGATACCAGGTGCGCTGATTCTCTCTGAGTGTTGCCGAGACTCGGGCCAAATTGGGTGTGACCCAAGTCGGGTGACTGATCCCAAGCACGATCGCTCGCTCCCCCGTCGACCTAACAACCTCGGCTAAATCATCTCCATAAACACAGTCGGAGATCGGCCTCACCGCAGGACGCACGCCGCGGAGCCGCGAAAGCAGGGTGGATGGCGGATCCATGTCTTTCGGTCGAGCGCTCTGCGCAGTGGCCTCGACATCTCGCCTTCCGACAACATCTGCCACAACGAGACAAATGGCTCTTGGCTCTCCTAGGAACTCGGAAGGATCGTAGTTCTCAGCCAGGAATTCGACCGTCGCCACATAGACAGCCTGGGTCTCGCGGCTCGCCGTACGACCGCCGTAAACCTCCTGCGTGGTGGCGCACCCCGACGACACGGCGAGCGCGGCGAACAACAAGCGCTTCATCTGTCCTCTTCCTCCTCCTAGCGGCACGTCCTAGCTCTCATACTACGAAGACGAGTCAAAGGTTGCCCAGACCACATGGGCAGAATCGGAGGGGTCTAGTTCCCACCCTCCGGAATGACACGCGCTCGCTCGATGACATCGAACAGCTCGAGTCGATCCAGAATGTCCAAGCCCTCCTCCACCCAACCAAACGCAGTGAAGGCACCGTCCAGTTCAAGATGTCGCGAATGCGCAATCATGAACTGGCTTCCCTGGCTGTCCCGGGAGCCGCTGTTCGCCATCCCAACAACACCGCGCAAGAACGAAAGGCTGGTGAGTTCGACACGGGTCGAGAACCCGGGCTCACCTGACCCGTCCCGCTCGCTGAAATCTCCGGCCTGCACGACGAAATTCGGAACGACACGGTGAAACGGCACCCCATCATACAGACCGGCGTCCGCAAGCCAGCTCACGGTCTGAATCGTGAGAGGAGCTTCCCCTACTGCCATCCGAATGAGGATTCGCCCTCGGGTCGTCTGCAACTCGAGCATCGGGCGTTCACCCAGTTCGGCGAGGCGAGCCCAGTCGATTACCTGCGGTGGGGCCGTCGTATCTAGATCGACTCCACCCGTCACCTCCGGGTCGACGGAAGCACTAACGTACGCCGGGCGACCCACAAATTCGGGAGAACCGAGTCCTCTCTGAGCTATTGCTCGCAGGGAGGCCACGCGATGGTCCGACGCCCCACGGAACACCTCATAGTACAGATCGTGAGTCTCCGGAGTCGGTCGGTCGTTATTCCAACGCGCGGCGAGGGCGGCCATTGCCCTGTTCGCGACCACATCAGAGGGGTCGTCGAGAGCGGATACCAGTGCCTGGATCGCCTCTTCCCCGGGGAGGTATGCCAGCGTCTCGAAGCCGACGTTCCATCGGAATTCGTCTCCAGGCGGAATCTGGTCGATCCACGCCCTAACTGTCGCCACGCGTTCAAGCCGTGCGAGTTGGACGAGGAGGGGCGCCGCAACGCCCAGTCGGGCGCCATCACTACCGTGGAGCCACGCTTCAATGGGCGCAATCAAGCCTTCATGGATCGCATCCTGCCCCAACCGCTCCGCTGCGGCGACCGCAACATTCACGTCGGGGGCGTTCAGTGCTTCCAGCAGAACGGGGACACTGGCCGATATCGGGTCCATACCGTGCATCGCGTCTGCCCGCGTCCGCCAGTCGGTCGCCTCCGTAGCCCATTCGCGGAGCCGTGAGCCGTTGAGTACGTCGTTCATGCGCGACAACCCTCGCACCAGGTGCATCGCCGCCGGGTCACCCTTGTCATAGGTGTCCAGCGCCGACCGCAGGAACAGCGATCGACTCGCCCAGCGGCTCACGTTGTTCGGCGACCGGAAGTAATGGGCTGCAGCATCTCTCACCCGCGGATCGACGTGGGTGAGGTCATCGACCACGCGTTGGCGGAGCGCGTCACTCGCGACGGCGCCTGAACCCCCCAGGCGCGACAGCGCATACACTCGGAGCACATTCTCTTCGCCGGAAAGATCGTCCGTGAGAAGCGCGTCGGCCGCTTGCTCGCTCGGCAACATTCCGAGGGCTCCGATCAGCGCCGCACGGACCTCAGAAGCATGCTCGCTGTCGAGCGCCCGGCGTACCGCTCGGACAGCGTCGGCATCACCGATACGCCCGAGGGCGAAGGCCGCATCTCGCCGGACGTCTGGAGCCGCATCTTGGAGCAGCGGCATCAGAGCATCGACTGACTCCACCGCCCCTATGGACCCCAACGCGAAGGCGGCACGCGCCTTTATGTCGGAACGTTCGTCACCGAGAAGCTCGACAAGGCCGTACATGTCACCGACGACCTGAAGGTCAACTACAGATTGAAGGCTAGCGTCCGTGAGCAAACCGTCGGAGGGGCGACTCGTCGGGATTCCAACGAACAGGTCACTCCCGACGTCGCTACAGCCCGCGAGCAAAAGCGCGGCAAGCGGGAAAAGAAGGCCCACACGGCTCAGGATTGGTTGAGGTATGAGGTTCATCTCTGTCCGTGCTTTAGAAGCCGCCCTCCGAGAGAAGCGGCTCGATTTCCGATGCTGCGACGTGGAAGTCACCCAAAGACGCCCCGGCGAAAGGGGTGTGCCAGTCAGATCCCCCGCTCATGAGCAAACCGCCCGTGCGGCAGATTGTCTCATAGCGTACGACATCGTGCTTGCGATGGGACGGCCGATAGACCTCCAGGCCTCCCAACCCCGCCCCCACGAGACCTGGCAGAAGTTCGTCCACTAACCATCCCGGAGGATGGGCCCAAATGGGGATGCCGCCGGCTTCTACGATCATACCGACTGCCTCGACCGGTGAGGCCAGGTGCGTCGGGACGAACGCCACGTGGTTGTCGCCGATCAGCGAGTTGAAGGCACCACTAACCGTCGAGACATGTCCCAACGCGACGAGCGCGCGCGCGAGGTGCGGGCGACCAATCGTAACGTGATCCGGGCCGGCCGCCTGGAGGACATCTTCGTACGTCACTTCCAGGCCGCCCTCAACCAGCTTTGCCACCATTTCCTGCATGCGCTCCACCCGTCGGTTGCCTGCGCGCGCGCAATGGGCGATCAGAACCGGGGACTCCGGGTCGACAAAATACCCGAGAATGTGGACGTCCTGCCCCTCGTGGGTCGAACTGACCTCAATGCCACGAATGACCTGGATCGGGAGCTTCTCTGCGGCCGCAGCGGCAGGCTCATATCCGGCCATGGTGTCATGATCGGTGATCGCGATCACATCGAGACGCCCGTCCACGGCCCCTTGAACGACCGCCTGAGGCGTCCAAGCACCATCGGACGCCGTGGTATGCATGTGGAGATCGACTCTCATCACGTCTCGCCTTTGTGGCTTTTCACAGTTCTAAAAAGAAAAGCGGGGAGAGCCAAGCTCTCCCCGCCCTCCAATGTACGCACGACGGGCTTCGTCGTGTCAGTCTTCCACATCTTCCGGAAACACGATGGCCTCTGCCGGGACCTCAGCAGGCGGTTCATCACCGGCATACTCGGTCAGCAATGTCACGGTGTTGCCTTCAACTTTCATCACGCCGCCTGCAACGTGGAAGGAATCGGCACCTCCACCGGGCCGGTCGACGCTGAGAACTCCTGAACCAATCAAGGAGAGCAACGGTGCGTGACCCGGAAGGACGCCAATCTGGCCGTCCCACGCCGGAGCCACCACGGCAGAAGCCTCACCCTCGAAGACCGTTTGGTCGGGAGAGACCACTCGCACCTTCAGAGTAACGTCAGCCATCAGGCTAGCCCTCCTTCTCCAGGCGCTCGGCCTCTGCGATCACGCCGTCGATACCACCCTGCATGTAGAACGCCTGCTCAGGGAGGTGATCGAACTCACCGTTCGCGACACGCTCGAACGACTCGATCGTCTCGTCGAGCTTCACGTACTTGCCGTCGATACCCGTGAACTGCTGAGCGACGAAGAACGGCTGTGACAGGAAGCGAGCGATCCGACGCGCTCGCCCGACGATGATCTTGTCTTCCTCGGTGAGCTCGTCCATACCGAGAATCGCGATGATGTCCTGAAGATCCTTGTACCGCTGAAGGATCGACTGAACCTGCGTCGCCACGTTGTAATGACGCTCACCGACGAACTGCGGATCCATGATGCGCGACGAAGAGTCGAGCGGATCAACAGCGGGGTAGATGCCCTGCTCGGAGATCGCGCGCGATAGAACCGTCGTCGCGTCCAGGTGTGTGAACGCCGTCGCAGGCGCCGGATCGGTCAAGTCATCAGCAGGGACGTAAATCGCCTGTACCGAGGTGATCGAACCGGAAGACGTCGAGGTGATACGCTCCTGCAGTTCACCCATCTCGGTACCGAGCGTGGGCTGGTATCCGACTGCGGAAGGCATGCGGCCGAGCAGCGCCGACACCTCAGAACCCGCCTGTGTGAAGCGGAAGATGTTATCGACAAAAAGCAGTACGTCCTGGCCCTCAACGTCGCGGAAGTACTCCGCCATCGTGAGCCCCGACAAACCGACCCGGAGACGTGCTCCCGGAGGCTCGTTCATCTGACCGTAGACGAGCGAAGTCGACTCCAGAACGCCCGACTCCTTCATCTCGAGCCAGAGGTCATTCCCCTCACGCGTGCGCTCGCCTACGCCACAGAACACGGACTTACCACCGTGCTCCATCGCAATGTTGTTGATGAGTTCCATGATGATGACGGTCTTACCGACACCCGCACCGCCAAACAGACCCGTCTTACCACCCTTCACATAGGGGGCGAGGAGGTCCACGACCTTGATGCCGGTCTCGAAGATCTCAGTCTTCGGCTCGAGCTGGTCGAATTTCGGAGCGAGACGGTGGATCGGCCAACGCTCGACTTCAGCGCCCTCACCTCCGACCGGACCCATCTCATCAACGGGCTCACCGAGCACGTTCAAGATTCGACCCAGAGCCGGATCACCGACTGGCACCGAGATGGCGGAACCCGAGTCAACCACGTCCATGCCGCGGGTGACACCGTCCGTTGACGACATCGAAACGGCACGGACCTGGCTGCGACCGATGTGCTGCTGCACCTCGGCAACGACCTTGACCTCCTGCCCCGCCTCATTTGTCGTCGTGAGGCTCAGCGCGTTGTAGATGTCAGGGAGATGCTCGGCGGGAAATTCCACGTCGAGAACCGGTCCAATGACCTGAACGACCTTTCCAGTATTATCAGCCATGATGTCCTGAGCTTTACTCTAGGGCAGCGGAGCCACCGACTATCTCGGCGATCTCCTGCGTGATCTGGGCCTGCCTGGCCCTGTTGTATGTGCGCGTGAGGTGTTCGAGAACATCCCCAGCGTTGTCCGTAGCACTCTTCATTGCGGCCCGTCGTGCACCCTGCTCTGCAGCCGCGTTCTCCACCATAGCCGTGTACACGGCATTCCGGATGTAAGCCGGAAGAATCCTCTCGAGGATCATGTCCCCGCTCGGCGACAAGATATAGACGTCAGCCGACGCGGATTTGCCATCAGCCTCGATGGGCAAAAGGTCCCGCGTGTGCGGCGGCGTCGACATCGCCGACTTGAACTTCGAACTGACCAAGAAAACCGCGTCGACGTCGCCATTCTCGAAGCGGTCCCGCACAGGGGCCACCACCGACTCGGCGTCTTCGACTGTGGGATGGTCACCGATGTCCACCCGTGTCGTGAGCATCTCCTCGCCGCGGAAGCGGAAATAGGCGACACCCTTCTTTCCTGCGATGTGTAGCTCTGTTTCGATTCCCTTGCCGCGCAAATCCTCCATGAGGAGTCGCGCCTGCTTGATCAAGTTGGCGTTGAAGCCACCACAGAGACCGCGGTTCGCGGTCAGAAGTAGAACCGCCGCCCGCTTCGTCTCTTCAGGACGACGAAGAATCGGATACTTCTCTGACAAGCCTGGTGAATAGAGCCCACCCACAATCTCGTGCAACGCTTCCGAATAAGGGCGTGCCGCATGCACTCGGTCCGTAGCACGCTTCAGCTTCGAAGTCGCTACGAGCTCCATCGTGCGTGTGATCTGACGGGTGTTCTCCACCGTCTTGATCCTGCGTTTGACGTCTCTATCGCCGGCCACGTGTCGTCCTCGTTCTCGTTAGCGTGAACTAGGCCGACGCGCCGGCAGTTTCGTGCTCGGCGGCGAACGACTCGTTGTAACCCTCGATGGCCGCGACAAGCTTCTCGACTACGTCATCTGTCAGGGCACCGCCCTCACGGAGGTCATCGAGCACTTCCTGATGCTTGGCACCCATCGCCTGCTGGAAGCCGAGCTCCCACTTGCGGACGAGCTCGATGTTGATCTCGTCGAGGTAGCCATTGGTCACCGCGTAAATCACGGCGACCTGGTTCTCAACAGGCATCGGCTGGTACTGCGGCTGCTTGAGCATTTCGACCGTGCGCGCTCCTCGGGCCAACTGACGCTGGGTCGCAGCATCGAGGTCGGACCCGAACTGAGCGAATGCCTCCAACTCACGATACTGAGCCAGGTCCAGTCGGAGGCGTCCAGCGACCTTTTTCATGGCCTTGGTCTGAGCAGCACCACCCACCCGTGATACTGAAATCCCGACGTTCACAGCGGGGCGGACACCGGAGTTGAACAGGTCCGGCTCCAGGAAAATCTGACCGTCCGTGATCGAAATCACGTTGGTCGGGATGTAAGCGGAAACGTCACCACCTTGAGTCTCACTGATCGGCAAAGCCGTCAAAGAACCACCGCCCTGAGCGTCGGAAAGCTTGCATGCACGCTCAAGCAATCGGGAGTGGAGGTAGAAGACATCACCCGGGTATGCTTCACGTCCGGGAGGCCGACGGAGTACCAAGGACAGCTGGCGGTACGCCTGAGCCTGCTTGGAGAGATCGTCGTAAATGACGAGGGCGTGCTTGCCTTCCCACATGAAGTGCTCAGCAAGCGCAGTCGCGGAATACGGCGCGATATACTGCATGGGCGCCGGCTCGGAAGCACTCGACGTCACGATAATCGTGTAGTCGAGCGCGCCGTGCTCACGGAGCGTCTCCACGACACTGCGGACCTTACCGGCACGCTGGCCGATGGCGCAGTAGACGCAGATGACGCCGTTGCCCTTCTGGTTGATGATGGTATCGATCGCCACAGCGCTCTTGCCTGTACCGCGATCACCAATGATCAGCTCGCGCTGACCACGACCGATCGGGATCATCGAGTCGATGGCCTTGAGTCCCGTCTGCATCGGTTCGCCTACCGGCTGCCGTGCCACGATGCCCGGAGCGACGATATCGATCTGGCGGTTGCCGGCGATCCCATCAATGGGACCCTTCCCGTCCACCGGGTTTCCGAGCGAGTCGACCACCCGGCCGAGGTAGCCTGGGCCCACGGGAATGTCGAGAACGCGC carries:
- a CDS encoding carboxypeptidase regulatory-like domain-containing protein, encoding MKCAHLSVVFFVTVVISLLLSVQTASGQSQTSSAIRGVVLIADDTPIVGATVIVRHAQTGVEKGSLSNADGRFLLLLLQPGGPYELTISYLGYSDLTVEGIQLQVGETQTLTIYLTESAIEVEGIAVNVERDEIFNPGQVGPATLLNERMVESVPILSRDVMELANLSPLVKTTENGGFSIAGQNDRYNQILIDGVTNKDAFGLTAGGVPGGQAGAKMLPIDAVAQYEILVAPFDVRLSGFTGGVMNAVTKTGTNDWNLRAFGVGRHEALMGDLSLPTGLVNATGVDRSLFGFSAGGPIIRDRAHFFISTEFEERRQPPTGFNLLRDAPSLVQVTDESMGAFQQLFQNQFGVDTGLSGPYALEQDLANIFARVDATVAQGHRLTARTVLASANNEEAPNRAAFEPYELSSNAVLRNSQTTNTSIQLFSELGARGGNELEFSIQRTTDETTPSSPWPQVEVELRSPVGNGTSYSRAVRAGSQFFAQENDLVQTSYRFQNTVTLPTQGGSTYTLGLLASLNSVEHQYLPGSKGDFYFASMDDVANNAPSRYQRTVLLPGQAPAVDFSVLEWGGYIQNEIDAGKGLTMRFGFRVDVPTLLDRPEYNPELDELFGFDTSAPPSGQVLFSPRWGFNWQSDGFRTTQVRGGAGFFTGQLPYVWLANAFHHNGLRSQTEVCTGRWTDDPRTGNTAPGFTPGTPPVGCMNGNAITVKPATVFADDFEYPTYIKFSAIVDHEISDRLNGSLGFLFSHARKQVTVQEQNLDGPKRPLGSLEGYGGTARSHFGDATSSGFAPNRDHPEYDQVLLVANGGTDWTYSFTAEARGYFSEDLAFQAGYSYARSFDRMSLTSADMISNFGFNATEGSPNQPSMTASNFDRPHKFVFSVYGRPFPSVSNTEFSLLYTAQSGLPFSYVYRGDMNGDGYPALGPAFDRFNDLLYVPNVASEVPSGFATLALLGAALESDECLAANKGEILRRNACRAPWQHHLDLRVTHAIDVGGSEIRLEADMINVLNLINSEWGTIQSIRSNVPLLEPTGRTESLSTTPGELSSRWAGGQLPARDSEGRLVPPKPWSVLTPDSQWQAQLGVRVTFGGRN
- a CDS encoding carboxypeptidase-like regulatory domain-containing protein, yielding MQTHSFPARVTYLASAVLALGFTGGPTHAAETDVSANLLGYIHDEVTGRAIQGASVLFESMSTSKTTSELGFFTFTDVPIGVHFLRIEALGYAERRVQVRLSDDQSYETEVYLSSEAVELEGLSVEVIPRRTFNELRDLDIRLDRGPGQFILRTEIDQRGGNLISLLQGRRGVRIQGSGGISSGRSVQLRRAQHLTSTAAGQHTIVACYPAVFVDGRRFSRRASLGDQETDLTEFLSSDMDAVEVYSGSSVPAVFGGGDAACGAILVWTRRGPQRRGETSE
- a CDS encoding peptidylprolyl isomerase; this translates as MNLIPQPILSRVGLLFPLAALLLAGCSDVGSDLFVGIPTSRPSDGLLTDASLQSVVDLQVVGDMYGLVELLGDERSDIKARAAFALGSIGAVESVDALMPLLQDAAPDVRRDAAFALGRIGDADAVRAVRRALDSEHASEVRAALIGALGMLPSEQAADALLTDDLSGEENVLRVYALSRLGGSGAVASDALRQRVVDDLTHVDPRVRDAAAHYFRSPNNVSRWASRSLFLRSALDTYDKGDPAAMHLVRGLSRMNDVLNGSRLREWATEATDWRTRADAMHGMDPISASVPVLLEALNAPDVNVAVAAAERLGQDAIHEGLIAPIEAWLHGSDGARLGVAAPLLVQLARLERVATVRAWIDQIPPGDEFRWNVGFETLAYLPGEEAIQALVSALDDPSDVVANRAMAALAARWNNDRPTPETHDLYYEVFRGASDHRVASLRAIAQRGLGSPEFVGRPAYVSASVDPEVTGGVDLDTTAPPQVIDWARLAELGERPMLELQTTRGRILIRMAVGEAPLTIQTVSWLADAGLYDGVPFHRVVPNFVVQAGDFSERDGSGEPGFSTRVELTSLSFLRGVVGMANSGSRDSQGSQFMIAHSRHLELDGAFTAFGWVEEGLDILDRLELFDVIERARVIPEGGN
- a CDS encoding PHP domain-containing protein yields the protein MRVDLHMHTTASDGAWTPQAVVQGAVDGRLDVIAITDHDTMAGYEPAAAAAEKLPIQVIRGIEVSSTHEGQDVHILGYFVDPESPVLIAHCARAGNRRVERMQEMVAKLVEGGLEVTYEDVLQAAGPDHVTIGRPHLARALVALGHVSTVSGAFNSLIGDNHVAFVPTHLASPVEAVGMIVEAGGIPIWAHPPGWLVDELLPGLVGAGLGGLEVYRPSHRKHDVVRYETICRTGGLLMSGGSDWHTPFAGASLGDFHVAASEIEPLLSEGGF
- a CDS encoding F0F1 ATP synthase subunit epsilon; amino-acid sequence: MADVTLKVRVVSPDQTVFEGEASAVVAPAWDGQIGVLPGHAPLLSLIGSGVLSVDRPGGGADSFHVAGGVMKVEGNTVTLLTEYAGDEPPAEVPAEAIVFPEDVED